One Streptomyces sp. L2 genomic window carries:
- a CDS encoding amidase, with protein MMPDRAAGLAESVRALTEGEVTSRTLVERALARIAATQPTLNAFRVVRAEAALAEADAADRELAGGARRPLLGVPVAVKDDMDVAGEPTAFGCRGDFPAVAEDGEAVRRLRAAGAVIIGKTNTCELGQWPFTEGAAFGETRNPWHTGHTPGGSSGGSAAAVAAGLVPAALGSDGAGSVRIPASWTHLVGIKPQRGRISTWPRGESFQGITVNGTLARTVADAALLLDAASGNHARDPHRPAALTVADAVGRDPGRLRVALSLKPPFTAVPARLHPEVRALVVQLADRLAALGHDVEEADPPYGQIGLTFVPRATVGISEWVRDAPDPALLDRRTRDAARLGRLLGGAPLRAARRAEAVLHRRIGGFFESYDVVLAPTTAAPPPRIGALYRLGGLATDRAMIAACPYAWPWNVLGWPGVNVPAGFITPGLPVGAQLLGPAASEPLLISLAAQLEAELNWHERWPPQGQAADAEAA; from the coding sequence ATGATGCCCGACCGTGCCGCAGGTCTCGCGGAGTCCGTTCGCGCGCTGACCGAGGGCGAGGTGACCTCCCGCACCCTGGTGGAGCGGGCCCTGGCCCGGATCGCGGCCACCCAGCCGACGCTGAACGCCTTCCGCGTGGTGCGCGCCGAGGCCGCCCTGGCCGAAGCGGACGCCGCTGACCGGGAGTTGGCGGGCGGCGCGCGGCGGCCGCTGCTGGGCGTTCCGGTGGCGGTGAAGGACGACATGGACGTGGCGGGCGAGCCGACCGCGTTCGGCTGCCGGGGCGACTTCCCCGCCGTGGCCGAGGACGGGGAGGCGGTACGGCGGCTGCGCGCGGCCGGCGCGGTGATCATCGGCAAGACCAACACCTGCGAGCTGGGGCAGTGGCCGTTCACCGAGGGCGCCGCGTTCGGGGAGACCCGCAATCCGTGGCACACCGGCCACACTCCCGGTGGTTCCTCGGGCGGTTCGGCCGCCGCCGTCGCGGCGGGCCTGGTGCCGGCCGCGCTGGGCTCGGACGGCGCCGGATCGGTGCGGATCCCGGCCTCCTGGACCCATCTGGTCGGCATCAAGCCCCAGCGCGGCCGCATCTCGACCTGGCCGCGCGGCGAATCCTTCCAGGGCATCACCGTCAACGGCACCCTGGCCCGCACGGTCGCCGACGCGGCCCTGCTGCTGGACGCGGCGAGCGGCAACCACGCCCGGGACCCGCACCGACCGGCCGCCCTGACCGTCGCCGACGCGGTCGGCCGCGACCCGGGGCGGCTGCGCGTCGCCCTGTCGCTGAAGCCGCCGTTCACCGCGGTACCGGCCCGCCTCCACCCGGAGGTGCGGGCCCTCGTCGTCCAACTGGCGGACAGACTGGCCGCGTTGGGGCATGACGTGGAGGAGGCCGATCCGCCGTACGGCCAGATCGGGCTGACCTTCGTGCCCCGGGCCACCGTCGGCATCTCCGAGTGGGTCCGCGACGCGCCCGACCCGGCGCTGCTCGACCGGCGCACCCGGGACGCGGCCCGGCTGGGCCGGCTGCTCGGCGGGGCCCCGCTGCGGGCGGCCCGGCGCGCCGAGGCGGTCCTGCACCGGCGGATCGGCGGGTTCTTCGAGTCGTACGACGTGGTCCTCGCGCCGACGACGGCCGCTCCCCCGCCCCGGATCGGCGCCCTGTACCGGCTGGGCGGGCTGGCCACCGACCGCGCGATGATCGCCGCCTGCCCCTATGCCTGGCCGTGGAACGTCCTCGGCTGGCCCGGCGTCAACGTCCCCGCCGGCTTCATCACCCCCGGACTCCCGGTGGGCGCCCAGCTCCTCGGTCCGGCCGCAAGCGAACCGTTGCTGATCTCGCTCGCCGCCCAGCTGGAGGCGGAACTGAACTGGCACGAGCGGTGGCCGCCCCAGGGACAGGCGGCGGACGCCGAGGCCGCGTGA
- a CDS encoding helix-turn-helix domain-containing protein, whose translation MATRESPRRRAVLDVLRAAPAPLGVSETAERMGVHPNTVRFHLDALVTEGLVERRVEDPSGPGRPRTVYSARPGMDRGGTRGYRLLARMLLSRWAGADPAEAHTEALEAGRAWGRFLVDPLPPGRPPTAEGATAGLLALLDDLGFAPEPEGGEETGRTVPERIRLRHCPFLELAEEYGQLVCPVHLGLMQGALAELRAPLTATALEPFAQPDVCLAHLAGTAAGD comes from the coding sequence ATGGCCACGCGGGAGAGTCCGCGCCGGCGCGCAGTCCTGGACGTGCTGCGCGCCGCCCCCGCCCCGCTCGGCGTGAGCGAGACGGCCGAACGGATGGGCGTGCACCCCAACACCGTGCGCTTCCACCTGGACGCGCTGGTCACCGAGGGGCTCGTCGAACGCCGGGTGGAGGACCCCTCCGGCCCGGGCCGGCCGCGGACCGTCTACAGCGCCCGGCCCGGCATGGACCGCGGCGGCACCCGCGGCTACCGGCTGCTCGCGCGCATGCTGCTGAGCCGCTGGGCCGGCGCCGACCCGGCCGAGGCGCACACCGAGGCACTGGAGGCGGGCCGCGCCTGGGGCCGTTTCCTGGTGGACCCGCTGCCGCCCGGCCGCCCGCCCACGGCCGAGGGCGCCACGGCCGGGCTCCTCGCCCTGCTGGACGACCTCGGCTTCGCACCCGAGCCGGAAGGCGGCGAAGAAACCGGGCGCACGGTCCCGGAACGGATCCGGCTGCGTCACTGCCCCTTCCTCGAACTCGCCGAGGAGTACGGCCAGTTGGTCTGCCCGGTCCATCTCGGGCTGATGCAGGGCGCGTTGGCGGAGCTGCGCGCGCCGCTGACGGCCACCGCCCTCGAACCGTTCGCCCAACCCGACGTCTGCCTGGCCCATTTGGCCGGGACGGCCGCCGGCGACTGA
- a CDS encoding type II toxin-antitoxin system PemK/MazF family toxin yields MSTFTDEDVPGRYGPHATTEADPRQVGRVRTEYAPAHDGDPDPGEIVWTWVPFEENDGRGKDRPVLVVAREGTGTLLAVQLSSKRHDDDREWVAIGSGPWDRSGRDSWVDVDRVLRLHEAGMRREACALDRMRFNLVRQRLHERYGWT; encoded by the coding sequence GTGAGCACGTTTACCGATGAAGACGTCCCGGGCCGCTACGGCCCCCACGCCACCACCGAGGCCGATCCGCGCCAGGTCGGGCGGGTGCGCACCGAGTACGCGCCCGCGCACGACGGCGATCCCGACCCCGGGGAGATCGTGTGGACCTGGGTGCCGTTCGAGGAGAACGACGGCCGGGGCAAGGACCGGCCGGTGCTGGTCGTCGCCCGGGAGGGGACGGGCACGCTCCTCGCCGTGCAGTTGTCCAGCAAGCGGCACGACGACGATCGCGAGTGGGTGGCGATCGGGAGCGGCCCCTGGGACCGGTCGGGCAGGGACTCCTGGGTGGACGTCGATCGCGTCCTCCGGCTGCACGAGGCGGGCATGCGCCGCGAGGCGTGCGCCCTGGACCGCATGCGGTTCAACCTGGTCCGGCAGCGGCTGCACGAGCGCTACGGCTGGACCTGA
- a CDS encoding TIGR02452 family protein, with protein MSARLRGIASETEKIVAAGSYRAPDGGEVSLVAAIEAARGGTRTYGPEPVAVVPATDADPLFEVTGESSLEAARRLAGAPVAVLNFASARNPGGGYLNGAQAQEEALCRASALYTCLLEARGFYDHHRAHRDPFYTDRVVHSPAVPVFRDDRGAFLPRPYLAGFLTAAAPNAGVVRRTAPERAAELPGALAVRAERVLETAAAHGYRRLVLGAWGCGVFQNDPADVADAFHALLEPGGRFGRAFEHVVFGVLDRTREATVRAAFARAFGSLEGWRQVQP; from the coding sequence GTGAGCGCACGGCTGCGCGGGATCGCGAGCGAGACGGAAAAGATCGTGGCGGCGGGGAGCTACCGCGCGCCGGACGGCGGCGAGGTGTCCCTGGTGGCGGCGATCGAGGCCGCGCGCGGGGGCACGCGGACGTACGGGCCGGAACCGGTTGCGGTGGTCCCGGCCACCGACGCGGATCCGTTGTTCGAGGTCACGGGCGAGAGCAGCCTGGAGGCGGCCCGCCGGCTGGCCGGCGCGCCCGTCGCCGTCCTGAACTTCGCATCGGCCCGCAACCCGGGCGGCGGCTACCTCAACGGCGCCCAGGCGCAGGAGGAGGCCCTGTGCCGTGCCTCCGCCCTGTACACGTGCCTCCTTGAGGCCCGCGGCTTCTACGACCACCACCGCGCCCACCGCGATCCGTTCTACACCGACCGGGTCGTGCACTCCCCGGCCGTGCCCGTCTTCCGGGACGACCGGGGCGCCTTCCTTCCCCGGCCGTACCTCGCGGGCTTCCTCACCGCCGCCGCGCCCAACGCGGGCGTCGTCCGGCGTACGGCACCGGAGCGCGCCGCCGAACTGCCGGGCGCCCTGGCCGTGCGGGCCGAGCGCGTCCTGGAGACCGCCGCCGCCCACGGCTACCGCCGGCTGGTGCTGGGCGCCTGGGGCTGCGGCGTCTTCCAGAACGACCCGGCCGATGTCGCGGACGCCTTCCACGCACTGCTGGAACCGGGCGGCCGGTTCGGCCGGGCCTTCGAGCACGTGGTGTTCGGCGTCCTGGACCGCACCCGGGAAGCGACGGTCCGGGCGGCCTTCGCGCGGGCGTTCGGCTCACTGGAGGGCTGGCGTCAGGTCCAGCCGTAG
- the egtA gene encoding ergothioneine biosynthesis glutamate--cysteine ligase EgtA — protein sequence MSDSLNDGDGCTRRRTAVTEAEVEALVRGICFKTGPPRTLGVEVEWLVHELRLPQLPVTTERLEAAYAALRTVPLGSALTVEPGGQLELSSPPAASLMECVGTVSADLDAVRAVLAEDGLGLVGVGHDPWHTPRRFLREPRYDAMETCLDRTGTAGRHMMCTSASVQVCLDAGYEEPGPLGHERRWWLAHQLGPVLVAAFANSPLVGREPTGWRSTRQLLWMEIGPGRAGAPPAQAQPRAAWARHALDAPVMCVRRDAGPWDVPEGLTFREWTRSGAPRPPTRADLDYHLTTLFPPVRPRGHLELRMIDAQPGDDGWIVPLAVTAALFDDPEAAETAHRTVKPLAERAGDRPAPHNPLWIDAARHGLADPELHEAAVACFAAALEALPRLGATTEVTDAVAAYADRYVRRGRCPADDLLDHLRAAGPPGVDPLAPDPDRTRPRSTGGAAAHGRKDIRT from the coding sequence ATGTCCGATTCACTGAACGACGGTGACGGCTGTACGCGGCGCCGCACCGCCGTCACCGAGGCCGAGGTGGAGGCCCTGGTCAGGGGCATCTGCTTCAAGACAGGTCCGCCCCGCACCCTCGGGGTCGAAGTGGAATGGCTCGTCCACGAGCTGCGGCTGCCGCAGCTCCCGGTGACAACCGAACGACTCGAAGCGGCCTACGCCGCCCTGCGCACCGTACCCCTGGGTTCGGCCCTCACCGTCGAACCCGGCGGCCAGCTGGAGCTCAGCTCGCCGCCCGCCGCCTCCTTGATGGAGTGCGTCGGCACCGTCTCCGCCGACCTGGACGCCGTCCGCGCGGTCCTCGCCGAGGACGGCCTCGGACTCGTCGGCGTCGGCCACGATCCCTGGCACACGCCCCGCCGGTTCCTGCGCGAACCGCGCTACGACGCCATGGAGACGTGCCTCGACCGGACCGGCACCGCCGGCCGGCACATGATGTGCACCTCGGCCTCCGTCCAGGTGTGCCTGGACGCCGGGTACGAGGAGCCCGGACCGCTCGGCCACGAGCGGCGCTGGTGGCTGGCGCACCAGCTGGGCCCGGTCCTGGTGGCCGCGTTCGCCAACTCCCCGCTGGTCGGCCGGGAACCGACCGGCTGGCGGTCCACCCGGCAGCTGCTGTGGATGGAGATCGGCCCCGGACGGGCCGGCGCTCCCCCCGCGCAGGCGCAGCCGCGGGCCGCCTGGGCCCGGCACGCGCTGGACGCGCCGGTGATGTGCGTCCGCCGTGACGCCGGCCCGTGGGACGTGCCCGAGGGGCTGACCTTCCGGGAGTGGACCCGCTCCGGGGCACCCCGGCCGCCCACCCGGGCGGACCTCGACTACCACCTGACCACCCTGTTCCCGCCGGTCCGCCCGCGCGGTCACCTGGAGCTGCGCATGATCGACGCGCAGCCGGGCGACGACGGCTGGATCGTACCGCTCGCGGTGACGGCGGCGCTGTTCGACGACCCGGAGGCCGCCGAGACCGCGCACCGCACGGTGAAGCCGCTCGCCGAGCGCGCCGGGGACCGGCCCGCACCGCACAACCCGCTGTGGATCGACGCGGCCCGGCACGGGCTCGCCGACCCCGAACTGCACGAGGCCGCCGTCGCCTGCTTCGCGGCGGCGCTGGAGGCCCTGCCCCGGCTCGGCGCCACCACCGAGGTGACCGACGCCGTGGCCGCTTACGCGGACCGCTACGTCCGGCGGGGCCGCTGCCCGGCCGACGACCTGCTGGACCACCTGCGGGCGGCGGGCCCGCCCGGGGTGGACCCGCTCGCACCGGACCCGGACCGCACACGGCCTCGCTCGACCGGGGGCGCCGCCGCCCACGGGAGGAAGGACATCCGCACATGA
- the egtB gene encoding ergothioneine biosynthesis protein EgtB, with product MTAPETDTPATETLRERALASLLTARDRTTLLTTCVEEPDLTAQHSPLMSPLVWDLAHIGNQEELWLLRAVGGREAMRPEIDGLYDAFEHPRAERPSLPLLPPGEARRYAAEVRGRALDLLEGADFTGTRLTEAGFAFGMIAQHEQQHDETMLITHQLRTGRQALTAPDPEPAPPFTGPAEVLVPGGPFTMGTSTEPWALDNERPAHPVDVAPFWIDTTPVTNAAYQAFMEDGGYGTERWWTPEGWAHVRQHSLTAPQFWYREGGQWLRRRFGITEVVPPDEPVLHVCWYEADAYARWAGRRLPTEAEWEKAARHDPATGRSRRYPWGDAEPAPEHANLGQRHLRPAPAGSYPAGESPLGIRQLIGDVWEWTASDLLPYPGFTAFPYKEYSEVFFGPEYKVLRGGSFAVDPVACRGTFRNWDYPIRRQIFSGFRTARSESV from the coding sequence ATGACCGCCCCCGAGACCGACACGCCCGCCACCGAGACCCTGCGCGAGCGGGCGCTCGCCTCGCTGCTCACCGCCCGCGACCGCACCACCCTGCTCACCACCTGCGTCGAGGAACCCGACCTCACCGCCCAGCACTCGCCGCTGATGTCCCCACTCGTGTGGGACCTCGCGCACATCGGCAACCAGGAGGAACTGTGGCTGCTGCGGGCGGTCGGCGGCCGGGAGGCGATGCGGCCCGAGATCGACGGACTGTACGACGCCTTCGAGCACCCGCGGGCCGAACGCCCCTCGCTGCCGCTGCTGCCGCCCGGTGAGGCCCGCCGGTACGCGGCCGAGGTGCGGGGCCGGGCCCTGGATTTGCTGGAGGGCGCGGACTTCACCGGCACCCGGCTGACCGAGGCCGGCTTCGCCTTCGGGATGATCGCCCAGCACGAACAGCAGCACGACGAGACCATGCTGATCACCCATCAGCTGCGCACCGGCCGGCAGGCTCTGACCGCGCCCGACCCGGAACCGGCCCCGCCGTTCACCGGGCCGGCCGAAGTCCTGGTCCCCGGCGGCCCGTTCACCATGGGCACCTCCACCGAGCCCTGGGCGCTGGACAACGAGCGTCCCGCGCACCCGGTGGACGTGGCACCGTTCTGGATCGACACCACCCCGGTGACGAACGCGGCGTACCAGGCGTTCATGGAGGACGGCGGCTACGGCACCGAGCGCTGGTGGACGCCTGAGGGCTGGGCGCACGTCCGGCAGCACTCCCTGACCGCCCCGCAGTTCTGGTACCGGGAGGGCGGCCAGTGGCTGCGGCGCCGCTTCGGGATCACCGAGGTCGTCCCGCCGGACGAGCCCGTGCTGCACGTGTGCTGGTACGAGGCGGACGCCTACGCCCGCTGGGCCGGACGCCGGCTGCCCACCGAGGCGGAGTGGGAGAAGGCGGCCCGGCACGACCCGGCGACCGGCCGCTCGCGGCGCTACCCGTGGGGCGACGCCGAACCGGCGCCCGAGCACGCCAACCTGGGCCAGCGGCACCTGCGGCCCGCCCCGGCCGGCAGCTACCCCGCCGGTGAATCACCGCTTGGCATACGGCAGTTGATCGGCGACGTGTGGGAGTGGACGGCGAGCGACCTCCTGCCGTACCCGGGCTTCACGGCGTTCCCGTACAAGGAGTACTCGGAGGTGTTCTTCGGTCCCGAGTACAAGGTGCTGCGCGGCGGTTCGTTCGCCGTGGACCCGGTGGCCTGCCGGGGCACCTTCCGCAACTGGGACTACCCGATCCGCCGGCAGATCTTCTCCGGGTTCCGCACCGCCCGTTCGGAGAGCGTCTGA
- the egtC gene encoding ergothioneine biosynthesis protein EgtC: MCRHLAFVGPEEPLGRVLVEPPHSLLRQSWAPRRQRYGTVNADGFGVGWYAPDDPVPARYRRAGPIWADLSFADLARVVRSGAVLAAVRDATLAGADAEAAAAPFADGRWLFSHNGALTGWPHSAAPLVPALPPADLLSLRASTDSAFVWALVLHRLRRGDEPDRALGDTVARLAAACPGSRLNLLLTDGTTITATTWGDTLWYRTEPGLRTVVASEPYDDDPLWQEVPDRTLLTATRAGVLLAPVEDPEAASRKEPCS, translated from the coding sequence ATGTGCCGTCACCTGGCCTTCGTAGGGCCCGAGGAGCCGCTGGGGCGGGTGCTCGTGGAGCCGCCGCACAGCCTGCTGCGGCAGTCGTGGGCGCCGCGGCGGCAGCGGTACGGCACGGTCAACGCCGACGGCTTCGGCGTGGGCTGGTACGCACCCGACGATCCGGTGCCGGCCCGCTACCGGCGGGCCGGACCGATCTGGGCCGACCTGTCCTTCGCCGACCTGGCCCGGGTCGTACGCTCGGGTGCCGTGCTCGCCGCCGTACGGGACGCGACCCTGGCGGGCGCGGACGCCGAGGCGGCTGCGGCGCCGTTCGCGGACGGGCGGTGGCTGTTCAGCCACAACGGCGCGCTCACCGGCTGGCCGCACTCGGCGGCCCCGCTGGTGCCCGCGCTGCCCCCGGCCGACCTGCTGTCGCTGCGGGCGAGCACCGACTCCGCGTTCGTGTGGGCGCTGGTGCTGCACCGGCTGCGGCGGGGCGACGAGCCCGACCGGGCGCTCGGGGACACCGTGGCCCGGCTGGCCGCCGCCTGCCCCGGCTCCCGCCTGAACCTGCTGCTCACCGACGGCACCACCATCACCGCCACCACCTGGGGCGACACCCTCTGGTACCGCACGGAGCCCGGCCTGCGCACGGTCGTCGCCTCCGAGCCGTACGACGACGACCCGCTCTGGCAGGAGGTCCCCGACCGCACGCTGCTCACCGCGACCCGCGCCGGTGTACTGCTCGCGCCGGTCGAGGACCCGGAGGCCGCATCCCGTAAGGAGCCCTGTTCGTGA
- the egtD gene encoding L-histidine N(alpha)-methyltransferase has product MSPLHVTRTLPEDATDAALRADVRHGLTSSPKSLPPKWFYDARGSELFDEITGLPEYYPTRAEREILAGRAGEIAAASGARTLVELGSGSSEKTRYLLDALTGLKAYVPVDVSESALTRAGEALVADRPDLDVHALIADFTAPLALPETPGPRLVAFLGGTIGNLLPAERAAFLSAVRTLLAPGDGLLLGTDLVKDEAVLVRAYDDAAGVTAAFNKNVLAVIDRELGADFDPGAFDHVARWDADREWIEMRLRSRTAQTVKIPALDLAVHFAAGEELRTEVSAKFRRDGVTGELAAAGMELTHWWTDKAGRFALSLSVAR; this is encoded by the coding sequence GTGAGTCCCCTGCACGTCACCCGCACCCTCCCCGAGGACGCCACCGACGCCGCCCTGCGCGCCGACGTCCGCCACGGCCTCACCTCCTCCCCCAAGTCGCTGCCGCCCAAGTGGTTCTACGACGCCCGGGGCAGCGAGCTGTTCGACGAGATCACCGGACTGCCGGAGTACTACCCGACGAGGGCCGAGCGGGAGATCCTGGCCGGCCGGGCCGGGGAGATCGCCGCCGCGAGCGGCGCCCGCACCCTGGTCGAACTCGGCTCCGGCTCCTCGGAGAAGACCCGCTACCTGCTGGACGCGCTCACCGGCCTGAAGGCGTACGTTCCCGTCGACGTCAGCGAGAGCGCGCTCACCCGGGCCGGGGAGGCGCTCGTCGCCGACCGCCCGGACCTCGACGTGCACGCCCTGATCGCCGACTTCACCGCCCCCCTTGCCCTGCCCGAGACGCCCGGCCCCCGGCTGGTGGCCTTCCTCGGGGGCACCATCGGCAACCTGCTGCCCGCCGAACGGGCCGCGTTCCTGTCCGCCGTACGCACCCTGCTCGCGCCGGGCGACGGGCTGCTGCTCGGCACCGACCTGGTCAAGGACGAGGCGGTGCTGGTCCGGGCCTACGACGACGCGGCCGGGGTGACGGCCGCGTTCAACAAGAACGTCCTCGCCGTGATCGACCGCGAGCTGGGCGCCGACTTCGATCCCGGCGCCTTCGACCACGTGGCCCGGTGGGACGCCGACCGGGAGTGGATCGAGATGCGGCTGCGCTCCCGTACGGCGCAGACCGTGAAGATCCCCGCACTGGACCTCGCCGTGCACTTCGCGGCCGGCGAGGAGCTGCGCACGGAGGTGTCGGCGAAGTTCCGCAGGGACGGCGTCACCGGGGAACTCGCGGCGGCCGGGATGGAGTTGACCCACTGGTGGACGGACAAGGCGGGCCGCTTCGCCCTGTCGCTGAGCGTGGCGCGGTGA
- a CDS encoding extracellular solute-binding protein has translation MRRRLLALLCVTGSLVSGCGLLPGGHDRQTVTVWLMKGSASPQFLQRFTEDFERAHSDLRLDIRIQEWTGIGAKVHTALKAESGKGPDVIEVGNTQVSQYVDDGRLTDLTLESMRDWGSQDWLPGLAAPGKDGGQQYGIPWYAANRVVVYRKDLFEQAGITTPPRTRAQWIADTEKLNTGGRQGIYLAGQDWYTLAGFVWDEGGDLAVQRENRWQGTLDTPAALRGMEFYRKLQALGRGPADSDEEHPPQAKVFAAGGVAQIIGVPGLAQSIVQQNPDLKGELGFFPVPGKTAARPGTVFTGGSDLVVPQNTDIPYAATAVVGALTGAKWDTELARTMNYVPNKPSLAGKVAGEQGVAAMAAGAAHGRATPNTPDWAAVEADNPIKGYMTKVLGGADPATEARGASHKITELLTPQL, from the coding sequence GTGAGACGTCGTCTGCTCGCACTCCTCTGTGTCACCGGCTCCCTCGTCAGCGGCTGCGGGCTGCTGCCGGGCGGGCACGACCGGCAGACCGTCACGGTGTGGCTGATGAAGGGCAGCGCCTCCCCGCAGTTCCTCCAGCGCTTCACCGAGGACTTCGAACGCGCCCACAGCGACCTCCGCCTCGACATCCGCATCCAGGAATGGACCGGCATCGGGGCGAAGGTGCACACGGCGCTGAAGGCCGAGTCCGGGAAGGGCCCGGACGTCATCGAGGTCGGCAACACGCAGGTGTCGCAGTACGTCGACGACGGCCGGCTCACCGACCTGACCCTGGAGTCGATGCGCGACTGGGGCAGCCAGGACTGGCTGCCCGGCCTCGCCGCCCCCGGCAAGGACGGCGGCCAGCAGTACGGCATCCCCTGGTACGCGGCCAACCGCGTCGTCGTCTACCGCAAGGACCTCTTCGAGCAGGCCGGCATCACCACCCCGCCCAGGACACGCGCGCAGTGGATCGCCGACACCGAGAAGCTGAACACGGGCGGCCGGCAGGGCATCTACCTCGCCGGACAGGACTGGTACACCCTGGCCGGGTTCGTCTGGGACGAGGGCGGCGACCTCGCCGTGCAGCGCGAGAACCGCTGGCAGGGGACCCTGGACACCCCGGCCGCGCTGCGCGGGATGGAGTTCTACCGGAAGCTGCAGGCCCTGGGCCGGGGCCCGGCGGACTCCGACGAGGAACACCCGCCGCAGGCCAAGGTGTTCGCCGCCGGCGGCGTCGCGCAGATCATCGGCGTACCCGGGCTCGCCCAGTCCATCGTGCAGCAGAACCCGGATCTGAAGGGCGAACTCGGGTTCTTCCCGGTCCCGGGCAAGACCGCCGCCCGGCCCGGCACCGTCTTCACCGGCGGCTCCGACCTCGTCGTCCCGCAGAACACCGACATCCCGTACGCGGCGACCGCCGTCGTCGGGGCGCTCACCGGCGCGAAGTGGGACACCGAACTCGCCCGCACCATGAACTACGTGCCCAACAAGCCGTCGCTGGCGGGCAAGGTGGCCGGCGAGCAGGGGGTCGCCGCCATGGCGGCGGGCGCCGCGCACGGCCGGGCGACCCCCAACACGCCCGACTGGGCCGCCGTCGAGGCGGACAACCCGATCAAGGGCTACATGACCAAGGTGCTGGGCGGGGCGGACCCGGCGACCGAGGCCCGCGGCGCCTCGCACAAGATCACCGAACTGCTCACCCCGCAGCTGTAG
- a CDS encoding dodecin: MSNHTYRVTEIVGTSHEGVDQAVRNGINRAGQTLRNLDWFEVTQVRGQIENGQIEHWQVGLKVGFRIDDEG; encoded by the coding sequence ATGTCGAACCACACCTACCGGGTCACCGAGATCGTCGGCACCTCCCACGAGGGCGTCGACCAGGCCGTCCGCAACGGCATCAACCGTGCCGGCCAGACCCTGCGCAACCTGGACTGGTTCGAGGTGACCCAGGTCCGGGGCCAGATCGAGAACGGGCAGATCGAGCACTGGCAGGTGGGTCTGAAGGTGGGGTTCCGCATCGACGACGAGGGCTGA